One window of the Thermodesulfomicrobium sp. WS genome contains the following:
- a CDS encoding XRE family transcriptional regulator, producing MEESYTEIASRLRGLREALELSVEDVAARLEVDPDAVRRYESGTCEIPAGYLVAVAKHLGVDLTVLVSGAEAHLHRVSLVRRGKGMSVERRKDYDYKSLAYRFVGRKMEPFLVTVPAKEKDQLTFNEHPGQEFIYMLSGTLEITIGDQEYVLEPGDSLYFTSRTPHALRGIGGPAEFLDVAI from the coding sequence ATGGAAGAATCGTACACGGAAATTGCCTCGCGTTTGCGCGGCTTGCGCGAGGCGTTGGAGTTGAGTGTCGAGGACGTAGCCGCTCGCCTGGAAGTGGATCCCGACGCCGTGCGCCGCTATGAGTCCGGGACCTGTGAAATCCCGGCAGGATACTTGGTGGCAGTGGCCAAACACTTGGGGGTGGATCTTACGGTGCTCGTCTCCGGCGCTGAGGCTCACCTGCACCGGGTAAGTCTGGTGCGCCGCGGCAAAGGCATGAGCGTGGAGCGGCGCAAGGACTATGACTACAAAAGCCTGGCGTACCGCTTCGTGGGCCGCAAAATGGAGCCCTTTTTGGTGACCGTCCCGGCCAAGGAGAAGGACCAGCTCACCTTCAACGAGCACCCAGGGCAGGAATTCATCTACATGCTTTCCGGCACGCTGGAGATCACCATCGGCGATCAGGAGTACGTGCTCGAACCAGGGGACAGTCTCTATTTCACTTCCCGCACCCCCCATGCCCTGCGCGGCATCGGCGGTCCGGCGGAATTCCTCGATGTGGCCATCTAA
- a CDS encoding exonuclease SbcCD subunit D C-terminal domain-containing protein has product MALRILHTSDWHLGHRLYGRRRDAEHEAVLRWLLAMVRAHAVDVLMVCGDVFDTGAPSAAAQEQYYGFLQELRQTGCRHAVILAGNHDSPSFLAAPKGLLRALGVHVITAPQPLVLMDPYGRPELAVAAVPHLRERDVRTAMPGACLEDKAAAWVRGVAAVYAEVMRSVRSMAPQTPAVALGHLFVAGSQVADGQGMRFAVGGVDRVPVEVFPACTYVALGHVHGAQEVAGRAHVRYSGAPLALGFADAGKAKSATLVTVEGEGRMTCELLAAPAPQSMVRLCGPLAQVEADLRRLVEVGGSVWVEVEVTSPEPADTVRRRIEAAVSGSAVDVLCVRVPRSPSLALGAAGERLEELSPEEVFRRLLDAHAVEEGLRPQLTAAFAELMDTVLQCGDQHAP; this is encoded by the coding sequence ATGGCCCTGCGCATTCTCCATACTTCGGATTGGCACTTAGGGCACCGGCTCTATGGCCGCCGCCGCGATGCCGAGCACGAGGCCGTGCTGCGCTGGCTCCTTGCCATGGTGCGCGCGCACGCAGTGGACGTGCTCATGGTGTGCGGGGACGTCTTCGATACCGGCGCCCCCAGCGCTGCGGCCCAGGAGCAGTACTACGGATTTCTCCAGGAACTGCGGCAAACAGGCTGCCGCCATGCGGTGATCCTCGCAGGCAACCACGACTCGCCGTCTTTTTTGGCCGCACCCAAGGGCCTTTTGCGTGCCTTGGGGGTGCATGTGATCACCGCGCCGCAGCCGCTGGTTTTGATGGATCCTTACGGTCGGCCGGAGTTGGCGGTGGCAGCGGTGCCCCATTTGCGGGAGCGCGATGTGCGCACGGCCATGCCCGGGGCGTGTTTGGAGGACAAGGCCGCTGCCTGGGTGCGTGGAGTGGCGGCGGTATACGCCGAGGTCATGCGCTCGGTCCGGTCCATGGCCCCCCAGACCCCGGCCGTGGCCTTGGGCCACCTGTTCGTGGCAGGCAGCCAGGTGGCCGACGGCCAAGGCATGCGTTTTGCCGTGGGAGGCGTGGACCGGGTACCGGTGGAGGTCTTTCCTGCCTGCACCTATGTGGCCTTGGGGCATGTGCACGGCGCTCAAGAGGTGGCGGGCCGTGCCCACGTGCGCTATAGCGGCGCCCCGCTTGCCTTGGGTTTTGCCGACGCCGGCAAGGCCAAGTCCGCCACCTTGGTGACGGTGGAAGGCGAGGGCAGGATGACGTGCGAGCTCTTGGCCGCGCCTGCGCCGCAGTCCATGGTGCGTCTGTGCGGCCCGTTGGCGCAGGTGGAGGCGGATTTGCGGCGTTTAGTGGAGGTCGGCGGGAGTGTGTGGGTGGAGGTTGAGGTCACAAGTCCAGAGCCTGCCGATACCGTGCGCCGCCGCATCGAGGCGGCGGTTTCTGGAAGCGCGGTGGACGTCTTGTGCGTGCGGGTCCCCCGGTCGCCCTCCTTGGCCTTGGGCGCTGCCGGGGAGCGTTTGGAGGAGCTTTCGCCCGAGGAGGTCTTCCGCCGCCTTTTGGACGCCCATGCGGTGGAGGAGGGCCTGCGTCCGCAGCTGACCGCGGCCTTTGCCGAGCTCATGGATACCGTGCTCCAGTGCGGGGACCAGCATGCGCCTTGA
- a CDS encoding 3-isopropylmalate dehydratase small subunit yields MRFEGKAHVVGDHIDTDAIIPARFLVTADPGELGKNCMEGLTPGWVRRVSPGDVLVAGENFGCGSSREHAPLAILGAGIPVVLAKSFARIFYRNGFNMGLVLLEMGDAIDRLGDGNALVVDVAQGVVENRTTGETFQVRPVPGFMMEMLEAGGLVQYVRRRLGGAA; encoded by the coding sequence ATGCGTTTTGAAGGAAAAGCCCATGTGGTGGGTGATCATATCGATACGGATGCCATCATCCCGGCGCGGTTTCTCGTGACCGCAGACCCTGGAGAACTCGGGAAAAACTGCATGGAAGGCCTGACTCCAGGCTGGGTGCGGCGGGTGTCCCCCGGCGACGTCCTGGTGGCAGGGGAGAACTTTGGCTGTGGCTCTTCCCGGGAGCACGCGCCCCTGGCCATCCTTGGGGCGGGCATCCCGGTGGTGTTGGCCAAGAGTTTTGCCCGCATCTTTTATCGCAACGGCTTCAACATGGGGCTGGTGCTCTTGGAGATGGGCGACGCCATCGACCGCTTGGGCGATGGGAATGCGCTGGTGGTGGATGTCGCCCAGGGCGTGGTGGAAAACCGCACCACGGGCGAGACCTTTCAGGTGCGTCCGGTGCCAGGGTTCATGATGGAGATGCTTGAGGCCGGCGGCCTCGTCCAGTACGTGCGCCGGCGCCTGGGAGGTGCAGCATGA
- the pssA gene encoding CDP-diacylglycerol--serine O-phosphatidyltransferase codes for MEHPKPKHRGYYLLPNMMTMASLFVGFVGMLWSLEGRFEMAAVAILGSCLFDGLDGKLARLTNSASDFGVQLDSLADLVAFGVAPALLVYQWHLHAFERLGMMAAFLIIACGALRLARFNIQTGKISKKFFIGLPIPAAACILAAFVLFAHHLGFAATSLAAQVLLALSFVVSLLMVSAVRYFSFKEMDGLRTHRFSATVTALFLFVLIASEPKLLLFVCGLGYLLSGLIYSFVLLPLRRHSLRLRDAQRLS; via the coding sequence ATGGAACATCCCAAGCCCAAGCACCGCGGTTACTATCTGTTGCCCAACATGATGACCATGGCGAGCCTGTTTGTGGGTTTCGTGGGCATGCTGTGGTCCTTGGAAGGGCGTTTCGAGATGGCTGCGGTGGCTATTTTGGGCAGCTGTCTTTTCGATGGGCTGGACGGCAAGCTGGCCCGGCTGACCAATTCCGCCTCGGACTTTGGCGTCCAGTTGGATTCCTTGGCCGATCTGGTGGCCTTCGGCGTGGCCCCGGCCCTTTTGGTGTATCAGTGGCATCTGCATGCCTTTGAGCGTCTGGGCATGATGGCGGCGTTTTTGATCATTGCCTGCGGCGCCCTGCGTCTAGCCCGGTTCAACATCCAGACCGGCAAGATCAGCAAAAAGTTCTTCATTGGCCTGCCCATTCCCGCTGCCGCCTGCATCCTGGCCGCCTTCGTGCTCTTTGCCCATCACTTGGGCTTTGCGGCTACGTCGCTGGCCGCCCAGGTCCTCTTGGCCCTGTCCTTTGTGGTTTCCTTGCTCATGGTGAGCGCCGTCCGCTATTTTTCCTTCAAGGAGATGGACGGTCTGCGCACCCATCGCTTCAGCGCCACGGTGACCGCGCTCTTCCTGTTCGTGCTGATCGCTTCCGAGCCCAAGCTGCTGCTTTTTGTGTGTGGTTTGGGCTACCTGCTGTCCGGTCTCATCTATTCCTTTGTGCTGCTGCCCCTCCGGCGGCACTCGCTACGGCTACGAGACGCTCAGCGACTCTCGTAA
- the leuC gene encoding 3-isopropylmalate dehydratase large subunit — protein MGQSLAEKILQRHTNDPVEGPGQIVRCRVSLALANDITAPLAIKSLRAMGVSRVFDPERVVLVCDHFTPNKDIDSAEQVKVVRDFARQFGIVHYYEGGDVGVEHALLPELGLVGPGDVVVGADSHTCTYGGLGAFATGLGSTDVAAAMALGETWFKVPETIRVDLVGTVAPYVSAKDFILEVIGRIGVAGALYKALEFGGPVVDAMSVEGRMTMANMAIEAGGKAGLFAADATTLAYTAAHGRTQDAPIVPDADAAYAQRLRVDVTGMSPRVACPHLPENVKPVEEVSGIPVDQVVIGSCTNGRIEDLRVAAAVLRGRKVARGVRLIVLPASPKAYRLALNEGLLEVFLDAGAVVGPPTCGPCLGGHMGILAGGERCLATTNRNFRGRMGSLESEVYLASPAVAAATAVAGTIIHPAQVAG, from the coding sequence ATGGGCCAGAGTTTAGCCGAAAAGATACTGCAGCGGCACACCAACGATCCGGTGGAGGGGCCCGGGCAGATTGTCCGGTGTCGGGTGTCCTTGGCCTTGGCCAACGACATCACCGCGCCCTTGGCCATCAAATCGCTGCGCGCCATGGGGGTGTCTCGGGTCTTTGATCCCGAGCGGGTGGTCCTGGTGTGTGACCACTTCACCCCCAACAAGGATATCGACTCCGCCGAGCAGGTGAAGGTGGTGCGGGATTTTGCCCGCCAGTTCGGCATCGTCCACTACTACGAAGGCGGCGATGTGGGCGTGGAGCACGCCTTGCTTCCGGAACTGGGCCTGGTGGGGCCTGGCGATGTGGTGGTGGGTGCGGACTCCCACACCTGCACCTACGGGGGCTTGGGTGCCTTTGCCACAGGTCTGGGGAGCACGGACGTGGCTGCGGCCATGGCCTTGGGCGAGACCTGGTTCAAGGTACCGGAGACCATCCGCGTGGACCTGGTGGGGACGGTGGCGCCGTACGTGAGCGCCAAGGATTTCATCCTCGAGGTCATCGGCCGCATCGGCGTGGCTGGGGCCCTGTACAAGGCGCTGGAATTCGGCGGTCCGGTGGTGGACGCCATGAGCGTGGAAGGCCGCATGACCATGGCCAACATGGCCATCGAGGCCGGGGGCAAGGCCGGGCTCTTTGCCGCGGATGCCACGACCCTGGCCTACACCGCTGCCCATGGCCGCACCCAGGACGCCCCCATCGTTCCAGACGCGGACGCAGCGTATGCGCAGCGCCTGCGCGTGGACGTCACGGGCATGAGCCCGCGGGTGGCCTGTCCGCACCTGCCGGAAAACGTCAAACCCGTGGAAGAGGTTTCCGGCATCCCAGTGGACCAGGTGGTCATCGGTTCGTGCACCAATGGCCGCATCGAGGATTTGCGCGTGGCTGCGGCGGTGCTGCGCGGCCGCAAGGTGGCGCGCGGCGTGCGTCTTATTGTGCTGCCTGCCTCGCCCAAGGCCTACCGTTTGGCCTTGAACGAAGGTCTTTTGGAGGTGTTTTTGGACGCTGGCGCCGTGGTGGGGCCGCCCACCTGCGGTCCGTGTCTGGGCGGGCACATGGGGATCCTGGCCGGCGGCGAGCGCTGCTTGGCCACCACCAACCGCAATTTCCGTGGCCGCATGGGGAGCCTCGAATCCGAAGTCTATTTGGCCAGCCCTGCAGTGGCTGCGGCCACTGCCGTGGCAGGCACCATCATCCATCCGGCCCAGGTGGCTGGGTAA
- a CDS encoding AMP-binding protein, with product MSSMHPSSYEELVRTWRVEVPPRYNFAFDFVDTVAATDPQRLAMIHVDDAGVRREYTMGYFAEQSSRMANALAGMGIGRGDTVMIIVHRRVEFWILMLALHKLGALGVPSPALLTANDIIYRVQTAAIKGIVADASVQATVEAAMPQCPTLSVFVLTGAEAAPSPWKRWEDVIAAASAQYLRPADAPGGDDPATVFFSSGTTGYPKMVLHTFTYPLGHMVTGKLWHDLRPGDVHLTVADTGWAKSVWGKFYGQWLAGATVFVWDYRGKFDPSRLLSVMAKHRVTTFCAPPTIYRFLVRENLSRYDLSALRHCTTAGELLNDSVFLEWKEKLGLPIFEGYGQTETTLQIATFPCMEPKPGSIGKPAPGWDIVLLDETGEVCPPGVEGEICVRLSPRPVGLFREYWKAEDKTANVMEGGVYHTGDKAWVDEDGYFWFLGRVDDLIKSSGYRIGPFEVESALVSHPAVVEAAVTGVPDPDRGQAVKASVVLAPGYTPSPELTRELQNHVKKVTAPYKYPRIVEYVTELPKTISGKIKRAEIRARDAKNS from the coding sequence ATGAGCTCGATGCATCCTTCGTCGTATGAAGAACTGGTGCGCACCTGGCGTGTGGAGGTGCCGCCGCGCTACAATTTCGCCTTTGATTTCGTGGACACTGTCGCCGCCACGGATCCGCAGCGTCTGGCTATGATCCATGTGGATGACGCTGGCGTGCGACGGGAATACACCATGGGCTATTTTGCTGAACAGTCCAGCCGCATGGCCAATGCCTTGGCAGGCATGGGCATTGGCCGTGGGGATACGGTGATGATCATCGTCCACCGCCGGGTGGAGTTTTGGATCCTCATGCTCGCCCTGCACAAGCTGGGGGCCTTGGGCGTGCCCTCGCCGGCGCTGCTGACGGCAAACGATATCATCTATCGCGTCCAGACCGCAGCAATCAAAGGCATCGTGGCCGACGCTTCGGTGCAGGCCACGGTGGAGGCGGCTATGCCGCAGTGTCCTACCTTGTCGGTGTTCGTGCTGACCGGCGCCGAGGCTGCGCCTTCTCCCTGGAAGCGCTGGGAAGACGTGATCGCCGCGGCTTCCGCCCAGTACCTCCGGCCGGCCGATGCCCCGGGGGGCGACGACCCGGCCACGGTGTTCTTTTCTTCCGGCACCACCGGGTACCCGAAAATGGTGCTCCACACCTTTACCTACCCCTTGGGGCACATGGTGACCGGCAAGCTGTGGCATGATCTGCGGCCTGGAGACGTGCATCTCACCGTGGCGGACACGGGCTGGGCCAAATCGGTGTGGGGCAAGTTTTATGGCCAGTGGTTGGCCGGGGCCACGGTCTTCGTGTGGGACTACCGGGGAAAGTTCGACCCCTCGCGCCTGCTTTCGGTCATGGCCAAGCACCGGGTGACCACCTTCTGCGCCCCGCCCACCATCTACCGCTTCTTGGTGCGTGAGAACCTTTCCCGCTACGACCTCTCTGCCTTGCGGCATTGCACGACCGCAGGTGAGCTCCTCAACGACAGCGTGTTCCTCGAGTGGAAGGAAAAGCTGGGGCTCCCCATTTTCGAGGGCTACGGCCAGACCGAGACCACCCTGCAGATCGCCACCTTCCCCTGCATGGAGCCCAAGCCCGGTTCCATCGGCAAGCCTGCGCCGGGATGGGATATCGTGCTCCTCGACGAGACCGGGGAAGTGTGTCCTCCGGGCGTGGAAGGCGAGATTTGCGTGCGTCTTTCCCCTCGACCGGTAGGGCTTTTTCGAGAATACTGGAAGGCCGAAGACAAGACCGCCAATGTCATGGAAGGCGGGGTGTACCATACGGGCGACAAGGCCTGGGTGGATGAAGACGGCTACTTCTGGTTTTTGGGCCGGGTGGACGATCTCATCAAGAGCTCGGGCTACCGCATCGGGCCCTTTGAGGTGGAAAGCGCCCTGGTGTCCCATCCGGCAGTGGTGGAGGCCGCGGTCACCGGTGTGCCGGATCCGGATCGGGGGCAGGCGGTGAAGGCCTCGGTGGTCCTTGCCCCGGGATACACCCCTTCGCCGGAGCTTACCCGTGAGCTGCAAAACCACGTCAAGAAGGTCACTGCCCCGTACAAGTATCCTCGCATCGTCGAATACGTGACGGAACTGCCCAAGACCATCAGCGGCAAGATCAAGCGCGCGGAGATCCGGGCGCGCGACGCGAAAAACTCCTAG
- a CDS encoding elongation factor G yields MAAPKESRIVGIVAHIDAGKTTLTERILYYTRKIHRMGEVHDGNATMDYLEEEQKRGITITAASTTVTWQDCRIHIIDTPGHVDFNVEVERSLRVCDGAVVVFCGVAGVEPQSETVWRQAEKYHLPKVVFINKMDRPGADYGRVLAEITERFGVVPVPVTVPDPGEAHAVLDVWAGTRLLFDVASLGQEVAVAPVDFSELSAWRRVAVERLAEVDDTILERYLADEPVETEAAHAALARATRACRAVPVFAGSALKNYGVQPLLDGVRRYLPGPMESAGHAEVCQRLEEAGISPEVTVAYAFKVQFDGAHKRVFLRVYSGALGENATLFNTRTGRFEKAHKVYTAHAHHLEPTSLAQAGDIVLATGLRDAVTGDTLLGERGSLRLENIDLHEPVISQAIVPASASDTDRLRQLLERYAVEDPTLRVTTDPDTEQLVLSGLGELHLEITLERLRRESRLQFRAGNPQVIFQETVAQQAQAQAQVARLLGDTLHRAQVAVAVAPRPRGTGNLVRCEADCMHQAVAVQAVEDALHGGVQGYAVTDTEAVILAVAPVDGGITELGVRMAAMEAMERAMTEAGSVLLEPIMRVVVTAPAEFVGDMVSLLGAKGARIESMDGDALQTVIHALAPLRTLFGFSTELRSATRGKAFFTMTFARYDTAAA; encoded by the coding sequence ATGGCTGCCCCCAAAGAATCCCGCATCGTTGGCATCGTGGCCCATATCGACGCCGGCAAGACCACCCTTACGGAGCGCATCCTCTATTACACCCGCAAGATCCATCGCATGGGAGAAGTCCATGACGGCAACGCCACCATGGACTATCTGGAAGAAGAGCAGAAGCGCGGTATCACCATCACTGCAGCGAGCACCACGGTTACGTGGCAGGACTGCCGCATCCACATCATCGATACCCCGGGCCATGTGGACTTCAATGTGGAGGTGGAGCGCTCGCTGCGGGTGTGTGACGGCGCGGTGGTGGTGTTCTGTGGCGTGGCCGGGGTGGAGCCTCAGAGCGAGACCGTGTGGCGCCAGGCCGAGAAATACCATCTTCCCAAGGTGGTGTTCATCAACAAGATGGACCGTCCCGGTGCGGACTATGGCCGCGTGCTTGCCGAGATCACCGAGCGCTTTGGCGTGGTGCCGGTGCCGGTGACCGTGCCGGACCCCGGGGAGGCGCACGCCGTGCTCGATGTCTGGGCCGGGACCCGTTTGCTTTTCGATGTGGCAAGTCTTGGCCAGGAAGTTGCCGTGGCCCCTGTGGATTTTTCGGAGCTTTCGGCGTGGCGGCGGGTGGCCGTGGAGCGCCTGGCCGAGGTGGATGACACCATCTTGGAGCGTTATTTGGCCGACGAGCCGGTGGAGACGGAGGCGGCGCACGCTGCCTTGGCCCGGGCAACGCGTGCCTGCCGAGCGGTGCCGGTGTTTGCTGGAAGCGCCCTCAAAAATTACGGCGTGCAGCCGCTTTTGGACGGGGTGCGCCGCTATTTGCCTGGGCCCATGGAATCGGCGGGGCACGCTGAGGTGTGTCAGCGCCTTGAAGAAGCGGGCATTTCTCCAGAGGTGACCGTGGCCTACGCTTTCAAGGTGCAGTTCGATGGGGCGCACAAGCGGGTGTTTTTGCGAGTGTATAGCGGCGCGCTGGGAGAAAATGCCACGCTCTTCAATACCCGCACCGGCCGATTCGAAAAGGCCCACAAGGTGTACACTGCCCATGCCCATCACCTGGAGCCCACATCGCTGGCCCAGGCCGGAGACATCGTCCTGGCTACGGGCCTTCGGGATGCGGTCACCGGCGACACCCTGCTTGGCGAGCGGGGGAGCCTGCGGCTCGAAAACATCGATCTCCACGAGCCGGTGATCTCCCAGGCCATTGTCCCGGCCAGCGCCAGCGATACCGACCGGCTGCGCCAGCTCCTCGAACGCTACGCCGTGGAAGACCCGACGCTGCGGGTCACCACGGACCCGGACACGGAGCAATTGGTGCTCTCGGGCCTTGGCGAGCTCCACCTGGAGATCACCTTGGAGCGCTTGCGGCGCGAAAGCCGACTGCAGTTTCGCGCGGGAAACCCCCAGGTCATCTTTCAGGAGACCGTGGCCCAGCAGGCTCAGGCCCAGGCGCAGGTGGCGCGGCTCCTGGGAGACACCCTGCACCGCGCCCAGGTGGCGGTGGCCGTTGCCCCCCGGCCTCGAGGCACGGGCAACCTGGTGCGCTGCGAAGCGGACTGTATGCATCAGGCCGTGGCGGTGCAGGCCGTGGAAGACGCCCTCCATGGCGGGGTGCAGGGCTATGCCGTGACTGATACCGAGGCCGTAATCCTGGCGGTGGCCCCGGTGGATGGCGGCATTACGGAGTTGGGCGTGCGCATGGCTGCCATGGAGGCCATGGAGCGCGCCATGACCGAGGCCGGCAGCGTGCTTTTGGAGCCCATCATGCGCGTGGTGGTGACCGCGCCGGCGGAGTTTGTGGGCGATATGGTGAGTCTTTTGGGGGCAAAGGGCGCGCGCATTGAGTCCATGGATGGTGATGCGCTCCAGACCGTGATCCACGCCTTGGCCCCCTTACGCACGCTGTTCGGCTTTTCCACGGAGTTGCGCTCCGCCACGCGGGGCAAGGCCTTTTTCACCATGACCTTTGCGCGCTACGATACTGCGGCGGCCTAA
- a CDS encoding 2-isopropylmalate synthase encodes MSQRVYIFDTTLRDGEQSPGATMNREEKIRLARQLEALGVDIIEAGFPAASQGDFEAVRDIARTVRGCQIAGLCRAIPTDIDRAWEAVREGEHGRIHTFLATSDIHMQYKLRKTREQVLEMVDAAVRYAASKTSNVEFSAEDASRSDPDFLVQVFTRAIDAGATTINVPDTVGYIQPQEFADLIGYLLEHIPNAHKAVFSVHCHNDLGLATANTLAALRAGARQAEVTLAGIGERAGNAALEEVVMAMEVRKDYYGLETGIVKEQIYPSTRLLSLIIGQPIPPYKSIIGSNAFAHESGIHQDGVLKHRQTYEIMTPESVGRAAEDMVLGKHSGRAALKARLEGLGYALSEEQVDIVFAAMKKLADRKKEIFIEDLEAVVLDEIFRIPDKYRLEYLSAISGNMAIPNAVVKMYVDGEERTVSDFGTGPIDAVFHTISKTVGRTPKLLRYAVNAITGGTDAQGEVTVRIEENGKSAVGRAADADIIVASAKAYINALNRLAKREEETVWARV; translated from the coding sequence ATGTCTCAGCGAGTGTACATCTTTGACACCACCTTGCGCGACGGGGAACAATCTCCAGGCGCCACCATGAACCGCGAGGAGAAGATCCGCCTGGCCCGCCAGTTGGAGGCCTTGGGCGTGGACATCATCGAGGCGGGATTCCCGGCCGCAAGCCAAGGGGACTTCGAGGCCGTGCGCGATATCGCCCGTACGGTGCGCGGTTGCCAGATCGCAGGTCTGTGCCGGGCGATTCCCACAGACATCGACCGGGCCTGGGAGGCCGTGCGGGAAGGGGAACACGGCCGCATCCACACCTTCCTCGCCACCTCGGACATTCACATGCAGTACAAGTTGCGCAAAACCCGGGAGCAGGTGCTGGAGATGGTGGACGCCGCGGTGCGCTATGCTGCCTCCAAGACCTCCAATGTGGAGTTTTCCGCCGAGGACGCCTCCCGCTCGGACCCGGATTTTCTGGTCCAGGTCTTTACCCGCGCCATCGATGCCGGCGCCACCACCATCAATGTGCCCGACACCGTGGGCTACATCCAGCCGCAGGAGTTTGCCGACCTCATCGGCTACCTCTTGGAGCATATCCCCAACGCCCATAAGGCCGTGTTTTCCGTGCATTGCCATAACGACCTGGGCCTTGCCACGGCCAATACCCTGGCGGCCTTGCGCGCCGGCGCCCGGCAGGCGGAAGTGACTTTGGCGGGCATCGGGGAGCGTGCCGGCAACGCCGCCCTGGAAGAAGTGGTCATGGCCATGGAAGTGCGCAAGGACTACTACGGTCTGGAAACCGGTATCGTGAAGGAGCAGATTTATCCCTCGACACGACTGCTTTCCCTCATTATTGGCCAGCCCATTCCGCCGTACAAATCGATTATCGGTTCTAATGCCTTTGCCCACGAATCCGGCATCCACCAGGATGGGGTGCTCAAGCACCGGCAGACGTATGAAATCATGACTCCGGAATCGGTGGGACGCGCTGCGGAGGACATGGTCTTGGGCAAGCATTCGGGGCGGGCGGCCCTCAAGGCCCGTCTGGAGGGTTTGGGCTACGCCTTAAGCGAAGAGCAGGTCGATATCGTGTTTGCGGCTATGAAAAAATTGGCGGATCGGAAGAAAGAGATCTTCATCGAAGACTTGGAAGCCGTGGTGCTTGATGAGATCTTCCGCATCCCTGACAAGTACCGGTTGGAATATTTGAGCGCCATCAGCGGCAACATGGCCATCCCCAACGCGGTGGTGAAGATGTACGTGGATGGCGAGGAGCGCACGGTGTCCGATTTTGGCACAGGTCCTATTGATGCGGTGTTCCACACCATCAGCAAGACCGTGGGCCGGACCCCCAAGTTGCTGCGCTACGCCGTCAATGCCATCACCGGCGGCACGGACGCCCAGGGCGAGGTCACGGTGCGCATCGAGGAAAACGGCAAGTCCGCGGTGGGACGCGCTGCGGACGCCGATATCATCGTGGCCAGCGCCAAGGCGTATATCAATGCCTTGAACCGCCTGGCCAAACGTGAGGAGGAAACGGTATGGGCCAGAGTTTAG
- the leuB gene encoding 3-isopropylmalate dehydrogenase: protein MKISVCVLPGDGIGPEITAQAERVLAAVAERFGHAVEIRRALIGGAAIDAVGVPLPEDTVAACQASSAVLLGAVGGPKWDDLEPALRPEKGLLGIRKALGLFANLRPAVLYSELAASSLLRADIAAQGVDVLVVRELTGGLYFGEPRGEAVVDGERAAFNTMIYRESEIERILRVAFEAARRRRRQVCSVDKANVLEVSRLWREVAARVSQDYPDVELTHMYVDNAAMQLVRAPHAFDVVVTENLFGDILSDEAAAITGSLGMLPSASLGASGPGLFEPIHGSAPDIAGQDVANPLATILSVAMLLRHGLGLEAEAQAVEQAVRTVLGRGLRTRDIATHGATVVGCAQMGEAVLAAL from the coding sequence ATGAAGATCTCGGTGTGCGTGCTCCCTGGTGACGGCATCGGCCCGGAAATCACCGCCCAGGCGGAGCGGGTCCTTGCGGCGGTGGCTGAGCGTTTCGGCCACGCCGTGGAGATTCGGCGTGCGCTCATTGGCGGGGCGGCCATCGACGCCGTCGGTGTTCCGCTCCCTGAAGACACCGTGGCCGCGTGCCAGGCGAGTTCCGCCGTGTTGCTCGGTGCCGTGGGTGGGCCCAAGTGGGACGACTTGGAGCCTGCCCTGCGTCCGGAAAAGGGGCTTTTGGGGATCCGCAAGGCCCTGGGGCTCTTTGCCAATCTACGCCCCGCGGTGCTCTATTCCGAGCTTGCTGCATCTTCCCTGTTGCGTGCCGACATCGCCGCTCAGGGTGTGGATGTCTTGGTGGTGCGCGAGCTCACTGGTGGCCTTTACTTTGGCGAGCCCAGGGGCGAAGCAGTGGTGGACGGCGAACGTGCGGCGTTCAATACCATGATCTACCGCGAGTCGGAGATTGAGCGCATCCTGCGCGTGGCCTTTGAGGCTGCCCGTAGACGCCGTCGTCAGGTGTGCTCCGTGGACAAGGCCAATGTCCTCGAGGTCTCGCGCCTGTGGCGGGAGGTGGCGGCGCGGGTGTCCCAAGACTATCCGGACGTGGAGTTGACGCACATGTACGTGGATAATGCCGCCATGCAGCTCGTGCGCGCCCCTCATGCCTTTGACGTCGTGGTTACGGAGAACCTTTTTGGGGATATCCTCTCCGACGAGGCCGCGGCCATCACGGGAAGTCTCGGCATGCTGCCTTCAGCCTCCCTGGGTGCATCCGGCCCTGGCCTTTTCGAGCCCATTCATGGCTCTGCACCGGATATTGCAGGCCAGGACGTGGCCAATCCTTTGGCGACCATCTTGTCCGTGGCCATGCTGCTGCGCCATGGGCTTGGCCTGGAGGCCGAAGCCCAGGCCGTGGAGCAGGCAGTGCGCACGGTACTTGGGCGTGGGCTGCGCACTCGAGATATCGCCACCCACGGCGCCACTGTGGTGGGGTGCGCGCAGATGGGCGAGGCGGTACTCGCCGCCCTGTAG